In one window of Bdellovibrio bacteriovorus W DNA:
- a CDS encoding ABC-type transporter (COG0661 Predicted unusual protein kinase), with the protein MNDNGNANKSPKTLKKLRSSVFSRGMSLAKVTLHTGISVAQHGITNIFNDENLKNKNWQALLKSQAALLTNELGELKGSLMKAGQMLSMYGEHFLPPEANQFLKALQSDSPPLAWEAIEPLLKVRLGERLSLLEIETTPIASASMGQVHRARILSTGEFIALKVQYPDVDKAIDSDLKTLKTLLTSLKLLPQNFDLSPLLEEIKMMLLQEVDYLTEAKLTDEFYELLKVDSRFVVPKVFHEFSGPQILATSFEEGFRVDSAEIQNLSSEKRNEIALSFLDLYFKEVFQWGFVQTDPHAGNYRIRLNQDNSQLILFDFGASRRYPKSFLIPYRQMIKASLEDNTESFRKAAIEIGFLQTSDSPELEKLFIDFCFESIEPFLSPYDPRNIDGRVQSDGTYDWKNTDLPERLSKKVFEIIRKFSWRTPPKEIVFLDRKTGGVFIFLSLLRAKINGRALLLKYLENEES; encoded by the coding sequence ATGAATGACAATGGCAATGCGAACAAATCTCCGAAGACTTTAAAAAAACTACGATCCTCCGTTTTTTCTCGAGGTATGAGCCTTGCTAAAGTCACGTTGCATACGGGAATTTCTGTAGCCCAACATGGGATTACTAATATTTTTAACGATGAGAACCTCAAGAATAAAAACTGGCAGGCCCTCCTCAAGTCACAAGCAGCCCTTTTAACCAATGAACTCGGCGAACTCAAAGGTAGCCTCATGAAGGCGGGTCAAATGCTTTCGATGTACGGGGAGCACTTTCTTCCTCCTGAGGCCAATCAATTCCTCAAGGCCCTGCAGTCCGACTCTCCACCCTTAGCATGGGAGGCTATCGAGCCACTTTTAAAGGTCCGTTTAGGAGAACGTCTGAGTCTCCTGGAGATTGAGACAACGCCCATTGCTTCGGCCTCCATGGGGCAAGTTCATCGCGCAAGAATTCTCTCTACCGGAGAATTCATTGCCCTTAAAGTTCAATATCCTGACGTGGATAAGGCCATTGATAGTGACCTAAAAACGTTAAAGACTCTTCTGACGAGCTTAAAACTTTTACCTCAAAATTTTGATCTCTCCCCACTGCTTGAAGAAATCAAAATGATGCTCCTTCAGGAGGTCGACTATCTCACGGAAGCAAAACTCACCGATGAATTTTACGAGCTCCTGAAGGTGGATTCGCGCTTTGTAGTTCCCAAAGTCTTTCACGAATTCTCTGGACCTCAAATTCTTGCTACAAGTTTTGAAGAGGGTTTCCGCGTCGATTCGGCTGAAATTCAAAATCTTTCCTCAGAGAAGCGTAACGAAATCGCACTTAGCTTCTTGGATTTATATTTTAAAGAGGTCTTTCAGTGGGGTTTTGTGCAAACAGATCCTCATGCAGGAAATTATCGCATTCGCTTAAATCAAGATAACTCACAGTTAATTCTTTTCGACTTTGGAGCCTCTCGTCGCTATCCAAAGAGTTTTTTGATTCCTTATCGCCAGATGATCAAGGCTAGCCTAGAAGACAATACGGAAAGTTTTAGAAAAGCGGCTATTGAAATAGGTTTCCTGCAAACCTCAGACAGTCCAGAACTAGAAAAGCTTTTCATCGATTTCTGTTTTGAAAGTATTGAGCCTTTTCTATCTCCGTACGATCCCAGAAATATAGATGGAAGAGTTCAAAGTGATGGCACCTATGACTGGAAGAACACGGACCTCCCAGAAAGGCTTTCTAAAAAAGTTTTTGAAATTATTAGAAAATTTTCTTGGAGAACTCCTCCAAAAGAAATAGTATTTTTGGATAGAAAGACTGGAGGCGTGTTCATTTTCCTTTCACTATTGAGAGCGAAAATTAACGGACGTGCTTTATTGCTAAAATATTTAGAGAACGAAGAGTCGTAA
- a CDS encoding cation-efflux system membrane protein (COG1230 Co/Zn/Cd efflux system component), translating to MKFALILNLSFALIELVGGLWTNSVAILSDALHDFGDALAMGSAIFLEKVSHKESDGRFSYGYRRFSTLGAVVTGVVLVAGSIFILMEAVPRLLNPQQPHADGMIALAFLGVAVNGYAAYRVSHGGSLNERMLMWHMIEDVVGWVVVLIGAITMKFFDIPQLDAGMAIVLSLWILYNVFRNLKEAMSVFLMATPHHVDTGVIAQHIRDIKNVVDVHHDHLWSLDGESHVYSAHVVFHAEATIQEMEVAKADIKKLVRKFGIVEATIETELQGYDCFDPIHAESKTSDEPS from the coding sequence ATGAAATTCGCACTTATTTTAAACCTTTCTTTCGCATTGATTGAGTTGGTAGGGGGGCTGTGGACAAACTCGGTCGCTATCTTGAGTGATGCACTCCATGATTTTGGTGATGCTTTAGCAATGGGGTCTGCGATCTTTTTAGAAAAGGTTTCTCATAAAGAAAGTGACGGGCGTTTTAGTTACGGCTATCGACGCTTTTCAACTCTAGGCGCTGTTGTTACAGGGGTTGTGCTTGTTGCTGGATCTATTTTTATTTTGATGGAAGCGGTGCCAAGACTTTTAAATCCTCAACAGCCCCATGCCGATGGAATGATAGCGTTGGCGTTTTTGGGTGTGGCGGTAAATGGTTATGCGGCTTATCGAGTTTCCCATGGGGGCTCTTTGAATGAGCGCATGCTGATGTGGCATATGATTGAAGACGTTGTGGGGTGGGTTGTTGTTTTGATTGGCGCCATCACTATGAAGTTCTTCGATATCCCACAACTAGACGCCGGCATGGCGATCGTTCTATCTTTGTGGATTCTTTATAACGTTTTTAGAAATCTTAAAGAAGCGATGAGTGTATTTTTAATGGCGACGCCCCATCACGTTGATACAGGTGTGATTGCTCAGCATATTCGCGACATTAAAAACGTAGTGGATGTTCATCACGATCATCTTTGGTCTTTAGATGGCGAGAGTCATGTTTACTCAGCCCATGTCGTCTTTCATGCAGAAGCCACGATTCAAGAAATGGAAGTCGCAAAAGCTGATATTAAAAAACTCGTTCGTAAGTTTGGAATTGTTGAAGCCACAATAGAGACAGAGCTTCAAGGTTATGATTGTTTCGATCCGATACATGCAGAATCAAAGACTTCAGATGAGCCGTCTTAA
- a CDS encoding hemolysin-type calcium binding protein / bacteriocin (COG2931 RTX toxins and related Ca2+-binding proteins) produces the protein MFKLNGLIVFLAPFVWATTASANKSFPMAVNSTSSGESVIAAPASGLVTRSGKESTQIKINNSCFGTNLRGVGNPVAPNAVIRANLGFVIDGKPFDMWVEYPSMLVMAQGMVGGQVSPMQSSKYSIPDGGDAGIYGNAVIMNTKIPTGVTIDNQGNINVAKGDIYLKSYSFEQIITECDQTPIYGAYGYSSNIPTKGCGDFMGKPGLLSASFGGISVASDKSSVEVNVSFPGQTGFCGGYWSPLMVFFDDERPQFTNSSDFPLFPMGKTMWPEANSPGWFVAIDRDGNKLIERKDELFGDSMTHVNGFEALREFDSNKDGVIDEKDKDFHKLVLWQDKNGDGISQKSEMVKLSKMITKISLNYEKGIITPIGKYAEARERAKFWYKKDGKTKQGDIIDIWLSPAELKLSQNSR, from the coding sequence ATGTTTAAACTAAATGGTTTGATTGTGTTTTTAGCGCCTTTTGTCTGGGCTACGACAGCTTCTGCAAACAAGTCTTTCCCGATGGCAGTGAACTCTACTAGTTCGGGGGAATCAGTAATCGCAGCGCCTGCGTCGGGTCTTGTCACGCGATCAGGGAAAGAATCCACACAGATTAAAATTAATAATTCCTGCTTTGGAACAAATTTGCGTGGAGTTGGAAATCCTGTAGCTCCTAATGCTGTTATTCGCGCCAATCTCGGCTTTGTGATTGATGGTAAGCCTTTCGATATGTGGGTTGAGTATCCATCTATGCTTGTGATGGCACAAGGGATGGTCGGAGGACAAGTGTCTCCAATGCAATCTAGTAAGTACTCAATTCCAGATGGTGGAGATGCAGGAATTTATGGGAATGCTGTGATTATGAATACCAAAATCCCAACAGGGGTTACGATTGATAATCAAGGGAATATCAATGTCGCCAAGGGCGATATATATTTAAAATCTTATTCTTTTGAGCAAATTATTACGGAATGTGATCAGACGCCAATTTATGGAGCTTATGGTTACTCGTCAAACATTCCGACCAAGGGGTGCGGCGACTTTATGGGCAAGCCGGGTTTGCTCTCAGCCTCTTTCGGCGGAATCTCCGTAGCTTCTGACAAGTCCTCAGTGGAAGTAAACGTATCCTTCCCTGGACAAACAGGTTTCTGCGGCGGTTATTGGTCGCCACTGATGGTGTTCTTCGATGACGAGCGCCCGCAGTTTACGAACTCTAGTGATTTCCCACTTTTTCCAATGGGCAAAACGATGTGGCCAGAGGCTAACTCTCCAGGGTGGTTTGTGGCGATTGATCGCGACGGAAACAAACTGATTGAAAGAAAAGACGAGCTCTTTGGCGATAGTATGACCCACGTGAATGGTTTTGAAGCCCTTCGAGAATTTGATTCGAATAAAGATGGCGTCATTGATGAAAAAGATAAGGACTTCCATAAACTCGTATTATGGCAAGATAAAAATGGCGATGGTATTTCTCAAAAGAGTGAAATGGTGAAACTTTCGAAAATGATCACCAAGATTTCTTTGAACTATGAAAAAGGCATCATAACGCCGATTGGGAAATACGCGGAAGCTCGCGAAAGAGCGAAGTTCTGGTATAAAAAGGACGGAAAAACAAAGCAGGGTGATATCATTGATATTTGGTTGTCACCGGCAGAGTTGAAGCTTTCGCAAAACTCTCGGTAG
- a CDS encoding cytochrome aa3 controlling protein CtaA (COG1612 Uncharacterized protein required for cytochrome oxidase assembly), producing the protein MKTARFKRFAFLLLIYTLLVILWGAWVRISHSGDGCGDTWPLCNGQLIPEAERGKTWVEYTHRLMSGIYGIVVILFWWVSRKVFEKGHLARKAALATLIFTISEALLGAKLVLFGLVTTNDTPYRAFVMALHQVNSFLLTASVAVCFEASGLTKVLPTLSKSQKLHRRLPWIIVLIGITGAWASLSNSLFPTQDLWSEFLADFSPDSHFLVRLRGLHPLLAVLGAGGLALYFWIQAQTSELLLVQRRSYQMTLAIVAAIGFGFFTLILHAPVWMKITHLALAQTIWVLLIQWVVFMRTQKA; encoded by the coding sequence ATGAAAACAGCTCGCTTCAAACGCTTTGCCTTTTTACTTTTGATCTACACCCTACTCGTTATTTTATGGGGCGCCTGGGTACGCATTTCCCATTCAGGCGATGGCTGCGGAGACACATGGCCACTTTGCAATGGGCAACTCATCCCCGAAGCCGAGCGCGGAAAAACATGGGTTGAATACACCCACCGTTTAATGTCTGGAATTTATGGCATCGTCGTCATCCTCTTTTGGTGGGTTAGTCGTAAGGTTTTTGAAAAAGGTCATCTTGCTCGCAAGGCTGCATTGGCGACTTTGATTTTTACAATTTCAGAAGCTCTTCTGGGAGCAAAACTTGTACTCTTCGGTTTAGTTACGACCAACGATACACCTTATCGCGCTTTTGTGATGGCTCTTCATCAAGTCAATTCGTTCCTACTAACTGCTTCTGTGGCGGTGTGTTTTGAGGCTTCAGGCCTCACAAAAGTTTTACCAACACTGAGTAAGTCACAAAAACTGCACCGCAGACTTCCATGGATCATTGTTCTGATTGGCATCACGGGGGCTTGGGCCTCTTTGTCCAACTCCCTCTTCCCGACGCAAGATCTTTGGAGTGAGTTTTTAGCTGATTTTTCTCCAGACTCTCACTTTCTAGTAAGACTGCGCGGCCTTCACCCTCTTTTAGCAGTGCTTGGTGCAGGGGGATTGGCTCTGTATTTTTGGATTCAAGCGCAAACATCAGAACTGCTATTAGTGCAAAGACGTTCTTACCAAATGACATTGGCTATTGTGGCAGCTATTGGATTTGGATTCTTCACCTTGATTCTGCATGCACCTGTTTGGATGAAGATCACGCACTTAGCTCTCGCTCAAACGATATGGGTTTTACTGATTCAATGGGTTGTCTTTATGAGGACGCAAAAAGCATAG
- a CDS encoding cell division inhibitor SULA (COG1090 Predicted nucleoside-diphosphate sugar epimerase): MKILITGATGTLGREIGKVLARKGHELFVISRDKDSAKKKLPFPCQVIEADLSKGSISKEELKGIEGVVNLIGASVMGRWNEKRKNEIYKSRVDATRNLVQSLPEDLKVFVAGSAMGFYGEGGDRILTEDLEAGHDFLAKVCVDWEAESAKAAGRHVFVRTGIVLSYSGALKMMLPAFRNGLGGVLGRGQNWMSWIHLEDIVSMFVFAIENENVNGPLNGCAPHPVTNKVFTKSLVHSLEVTQGPPVPLVALKVLFGEMGSVIVGSTRGSAEKAEKLGFEFKYSFLDDALKDLCEVFKGGGELYTQEQYLPLPRNEVFHFFQNPENLEKITPDFLGFHILASSDKELQEGSLIDYRLKLYGVPMKWRTLIQDWQPPFKFTDSQVVGPYKKWVHRHSFEELGSGTLMSDRVEYKLPMGFLGRIAGGYKVGKDIEKIFKYRRKAVRKMMFKDQGS; encoded by the coding sequence ATGAAGATTCTAATCACTGGTGCTACAGGGACCTTGGGACGCGAAATTGGAAAAGTTCTGGCACGCAAAGGCCATGAGCTATTTGTCATCTCCAGAGATAAAGACTCGGCAAAGAAAAAACTTCCTTTTCCTTGTCAGGTGATTGAAGCGGACCTGTCCAAGGGATCTATTTCTAAAGAAGAACTCAAAGGTATTGAAGGGGTTGTGAATCTTATTGGCGCCTCGGTGATGGGCCGATGGAATGAAAAAAGAAAAAATGAAATTTATAAATCAAGGGTCGATGCTACTAGAAATCTAGTGCAATCTCTTCCAGAGGATTTGAAGGTCTTTGTTGCGGGATCTGCCATGGGTTTTTATGGGGAAGGTGGGGATCGCATTTTGACCGAGGATTTAGAGGCGGGCCATGATTTCCTTGCTAAAGTCTGCGTCGATTGGGAAGCCGAATCGGCAAAAGCAGCCGGGAGGCACGTTTTTGTGCGCACGGGGATTGTGCTCTCTTACTCAGGTGCCCTCAAAATGATGTTGCCAGCGTTTCGCAACGGACTGGGGGGAGTACTAGGCAGAGGACAGAATTGGATGAGCTGGATTCATCTTGAAGACATTGTTTCGATGTTTGTTTTTGCTATAGAAAATGAAAACGTCAATGGCCCCCTTAATGGGTGTGCACCTCATCCTGTGACAAATAAAGTTTTTACGAAATCTTTGGTGCACTCTTTGGAGGTTACGCAGGGACCTCCAGTTCCACTGGTAGCTCTTAAAGTTCTTTTCGGAGAAATGGGCTCAGTGATTGTAGGGTCGACTCGTGGTTCCGCAGAAAAAGCAGAGAAGTTAGGTTTTGAATTTAAATATTCTTTTTTAGACGATGCTTTGAAAGATCTCTGCGAAGTTTTTAAAGGTGGTGGCGAGCTCTATACTCAGGAGCAATACTTGCCCCTTCCAAGAAATGAAGTCTTTCATTTTTTTCAAAATCCAGAAAATTTAGAAAAGATCACACCCGATTTTTTAGGCTTTCACATTTTGGCGAGTTCTGACAAAGAATTGCAAGAAGGGAGCTTGATTGACTATCGTTTGAAACTTTACGGGGTGCCTATGAAGTGGCGAACACTGATTCAGGACTGGCAACCCCCATTTAAGTTTACGGATAGTCAGGTGGTGGGCCCTTACAAGAAATGGGTCCATCGGCATAGTTTTGAGGAGTTGGGTTCAGGCACTTTGATGAGTGATCGAGTTGAATACAAACTACCGATGGGCTTTTTAGGTCGAATTGCAGGGGGCTATAAGGTCGGTAAGGATATTGAAAAGATCTTTAAGTATCGCCGAAAAGCCGTGCGCAAAATGATGTTTAAGGACCAGGGGTCATAA
- a CDS encoding MutT/NUDIX family hydrolase /pyrophosphatase (COG0494 NTP pyrophosphohydrolases including oxidative damage repair enzymes) has product MSLSSKPQLVVAALVQKSFDPRGPILLVRRGPDMSGAGQWEFPGGKVEEGEKEVEALVREIEEELSLQVTVGKLLGEGTHHYPNKSIHLKVYWTEILSGDLFLTEHDAHRWVEAEQIIESDLSEADRPFLEKILNF; this is encoded by the coding sequence ATGTCATTGTCTTCGAAACCTCAATTAGTCGTCGCCGCTCTTGTTCAAAAAAGCTTTGATCCGAGGGGCCCTATACTTTTGGTGCGCCGAGGGCCCGACATGAGTGGGGCTGGGCAATGGGAGTTCCCAGGTGGGAAGGTCGAAGAAGGCGAAAAAGAGGTTGAAGCCTTAGTGAGAGAAATCGAGGAAGAGTTGTCCTTGCAGGTGACGGTGGGGAAACTCCTAGGCGAAGGTACTCATCATTACCCAAATAAGAGCATTCATTTGAAGGTGTACTGGACTGAAATCTTATCCGGAGATCTTTTTTTGACCGAGCACGATGCTCATCGATGGGTTGAGGCAGAGCAAATTATTGAATCGGATCTGTCAGAGGCCGATCGCCCCTTTTTAGAGAAAATTTTAAACTTCTAA
- a CDS encoding cytochrome c biogenesis (thioredoxin) related protein (COG0526 Thiol-disulfide isomerase and thioredoxins), giving the protein MLKKITLSIIICILPAVVSFALSEKNPPNAAGYFQLPTSHLQGPKLKDENLKNKVVLLDFWASWCGPCKEALPFYEALYKKYKDQGLEVIGVNAQDTPKERADFLSKTALSFPIFEDSSKNSLVNKLDLVALPTLFVYDRSGKVILSYRGFDEKKMAELEEKVKEALAQKL; this is encoded by the coding sequence ATGCTAAAAAAAATTACTCTTTCCATTATCATCTGCATCCTTCCTGCTGTTGTCTCCTTTGCCTTGAGTGAGAAAAACCCACCAAATGCAGCAGGCTATTTCCAGCTCCCGACGAGTCATCTGCAAGGTCCGAAACTAAAGGATGAGAATCTAAAAAACAAAGTCGTTCTTTTGGATTTCTGGGCTTCTTGGTGTGGCCCCTGTAAAGAGGCTCTGCCATTCTATGAAGCTCTTTACAAAAAGTATAAAGACCAAGGACTCGAAGTGATCGGCGTGAATGCACAGGATACACCCAAGGAGCGCGCGGACTTTCTTAGTAAAACGGCACTTTCATTCCCCATCTTCGAAGACAGCTCTAAAAACAGTCTTGTTAATAAATTAGACCTTGTGGCGCTTCCAACTCTTTTCGTCTATGACCGCTCAGGAAAAGTTATTCTTAGCTACAGAGGTTTTGACGAAAAGAAAATGGCTGAGTTGGAAGAAAAAGTCAAAGAAGCTCTTGCGCAGAAATTATAG
- a CDS encoding deoxyribodipyrimidine photo-lyase (COG0415 Deoxyribodipyrimidine photolyase), with amino-acid sequence MDFIFQTVKSLKQDIENAGGELRVLIGDPTLEVPQLAEEIGASAVYANNDYEPAAKLRDQKVSSILEKKSILFKAFKDHVLFEENEVVKDDGKPYVVFTAYKNKVLQRLKDPFYTKSYPTLKYLKGLVRTQVSSALPTLRDLGFLDTGFVFPKKSINKNTLLNYQKDRDFPALENGTSHLGLHLRFGTVSVRELAILGLRYSDVWLSELIWRDFFAQILFHFPYVEKSCFKPEYDQIRWRDSKHDLKAWQEGQTGYPLVDAGMRELNATGYMHNRVRMVTASFLCKHLLIDWREGEKYFAEKLLDYDLSSNNGNWQWVAGCGVDAAPYFRVFNPVAQAEKFDPENIYIKKWIPEFGTNSYAKPIVDHAEARHRCLRAYAIALQK; translated from the coding sequence GTGGATTTTATTTTTCAAACTGTAAAGTCATTGAAACAGGACATTGAAAATGCAGGCGGTGAATTGCGGGTTTTGATTGGAGACCCCACGCTTGAGGTTCCTCAGCTAGCGGAAGAGATTGGAGCTAGTGCGGTTTATGCCAATAATGACTACGAACCTGCTGCTAAGTTGCGAGATCAGAAGGTGTCATCTATTTTAGAAAAAAAGAGTATACTCTTTAAAGCATTTAAAGATCATGTTCTTTTTGAAGAAAATGAAGTCGTAAAAGATGATGGAAAACCTTATGTCGTATTTACCGCTTATAAGAATAAAGTTTTGCAGAGGCTTAAAGACCCGTTTTATACTAAATCCTATCCTACGTTAAAATACTTAAAGGGATTAGTGCGTACCCAAGTTAGCTCTGCCCTTCCGACATTGAGAGATCTTGGATTTCTCGATACAGGGTTTGTATTTCCCAAAAAATCTATCAATAAAAACACGTTGCTTAACTATCAAAAGGATCGTGATTTTCCGGCACTTGAAAATGGAACAAGTCACTTGGGACTTCACTTGCGATTTGGAACAGTGAGTGTGCGCGAGCTGGCTATTTTGGGTTTGCGGTATTCTGATGTTTGGCTGAGTGAATTGATCTGGCGCGATTTCTTTGCGCAGATCCTCTTTCACTTTCCCTATGTCGAAAAGTCCTGCTTTAAGCCAGAGTATGATCAAATTCGGTGGCGCGATTCAAAGCATGATTTAAAAGCGTGGCAAGAAGGACAAACGGGTTATCCACTAGTCGATGCCGGAATGCGGGAATTGAATGCCACGGGCTATATGCACAATCGAGTGCGTATGGTGACAGCTAGCTTTCTATGTAAGCATTTACTGATTGATTGGCGCGAAGGTGAAAAATACTTTGCGGAAAAGCTCTTGGATTATGACTTGTCATCTAACAATGGCAATTGGCAGTGGGTAGCAGGTTGTGGGGTCGATGCGGCTCCTTATTTTAGAGTTTTTAATCCCGTGGCCCAAGCTGAAAAGTTTGATCCTGAAAATATCTATATAAAAAAATGGATACCCGAGTTTGGAACAAACAGTTACGCTAAACCCATTGTGGATCACGCGGAAGCCCGTCATCGTTGTTTACGAGCTTATGCCATCGCTTTACAAAAATAG
- a CDS encoding putative lysophosphatidic acid acyltransferase (COG0204 1-acyl-sn-glycerol-3-phosphate acyltransferase) codes for MFLKFLSYPRSIIGALLFPIHTILCSVSIFVANLLFNNRKLEDHIVEIWTRNACRMFGVKVEVKGLENIPQGGCLFVFNHTSFFDIFAMNGWLGSFRFGAKIELFKIPVFGAAMRRAGILPIARSRREEVFKVYQEAEQRIAAGERFALAPEGTRQKEEILGSFKSGPFIFAINAKAPIVPIIVKGAAAILPKNHFLPNWGVWRSTIHLEVLKPVDPTAYTIEQRPELQEKVRQMMLPYFQGAE; via the coding sequence ATGTTTTTAAAGTTTCTTTCTTATCCTAGATCTATTATTGGTGCACTTCTATTTCCAATTCATACGATTCTGTGTTCAGTATCTATTTTTGTCGCCAACTTATTATTTAATAATCGTAAGTTAGAAGATCATATCGTAGAGATTTGGACACGCAATGCCTGCCGTATGTTCGGTGTGAAGGTAGAAGTAAAAGGCTTAGAAAATATTCCTCAAGGGGGATGTTTATTTGTCTTCAACCATACGAGCTTCTTCGACATCTTCGCGATGAATGGTTGGTTAGGAAGTTTTCGTTTTGGCGCAAAAATTGAACTCTTTAAGATTCCCGTTTTCGGAGCAGCCATGCGCCGAGCTGGGATTTTACCCATTGCACGTAGTCGTCGAGAAGAAGTGTTTAAAGTGTATCAAGAGGCCGAGCAGCGCATTGCCGCAGGCGAAAGGTTTGCTTTAGCTCCAGAAGGCACGAGACAAAAGGAAGAGATCTTAGGTAGTTTTAAATCTGGTCCGTTTATCTTTGCTATCAATGCGAAGGCGCCTATTGTGCCGATCATCGTTAAAGGGGCGGCTGCTATTTTACCGAAGAATCATTTTCTTCCGAATTGGGGTGTCTGGCGAAGTACGATTCATTTAGAGGTTTTAAAACCCGTTGATCCAACCGCTTATACGATTGAGCAAAGACCTGAACTTCAAGAAAAGGTTCGGCAAATGATGCTCCCTTACTTTCAGGGTGCAGAATAA
- a CDS encoding ATP-dependent protease La (COG2802 Uncharacterized protein, similar to the N-terminal domain of Lon protease), with the protein MEVFVFPLVNVTLFPGTTKPLNIFEPRYLAMVREAVAHRVPVAIGFIEDPAKVAPVLPGQPVPFVREVAGYGYMQVVEERVNGTLLVFIQGQGKVRLGKVLNKGTPYLICESEIIPEKTIIDFSVEKELNSLSRILKRWIQTHIPDPHQRELFMRNLVQPESIIGSFSSYLIRDYDLQQMVLELNDINEKVLFLHRLVESNELTT; encoded by the coding sequence ATGGAAGTCTTTGTTTTCCCTCTCGTTAACGTGACGTTGTTCCCAGGAACAACGAAACCTTTAAACATCTTCGAGCCGCGCTATTTAGCGATGGTTCGCGAAGCGGTTGCCCATCGAGTTCCTGTAGCTATCGGCTTTATCGAGGACCCAGCTAAGGTCGCTCCGGTTTTGCCGGGGCAACCTGTGCCTTTTGTGAGGGAAGTTGCTGGTTACGGTTATATGCAGGTCGTGGAAGAAAGGGTCAACGGAACTCTTCTTGTATTTATACAGGGGCAAGGCAAGGTCAGGTTGGGGAAAGTTCTGAACAAGGGGACACCTTATTTGATTTGCGAATCTGAAATTATTCCTGAAAAAACGATTATAGATTTCTCTGTGGAAAAGGAATTGAATTCCTTATCGCGCATACTTAAACGATGGATTCAGACGCACATTCCAGATCCTCATCAAAGAGAGCTTTTTATGAGAAACTTGGTTCAACCAGAATCGATCATCGGAAGTTTTTCATCTTATTTAATTCGCGACTACGATCTTCAGCAGATGGTTTTAGAATTAAATGACATTAATGAAAAAGTTTTGTTCCTTCATCGACTGGTGGAGTCTAACGAACTCACAACGTAA
- a CDS encoding hypothetical protein (COG3011 Uncharacterized protein conserved in bacteria) → MEKVEQKMRKIIFFDGVCHLCNHFVDSVISKDSQHQFSFAPLQGNTAKELLSPEDQSRLESVVLWVNGKTYYKSAAVIQILSGLGGPYKLFAVGKVIPRILRDPLYDIVAKNRYAWFGERNSCRLPEPHERQYLLD, encoded by the coding sequence ATGGAAAAGGTAGAACAAAAAATGAGGAAGATAATTTTTTTCGACGGAGTTTGCCATCTCTGTAATCATTTCGTTGATTCTGTCATCTCTAAAGACAGTCAGCATCAGTTTAGCTTTGCTCCCCTTCAAGGCAACACCGCTAAGGAACTGCTAAGCCCTGAAGATCAGTCTCGTTTAGAGTCAGTGGTCCTGTGGGTTAATGGAAAAACTTACTATAAGTCCGCTGCCGTTATTCAAATTCTTTCAGGTTTAGGCGGCCCTTATAAACTTTTTGCTGTGGGCAAAGTCATTCCTCGCATTTTAAGAGACCCCCTTTACGACATCGTCGCAAAGAATCGATATGCGTGGTTTGGGGAAAGAAACTCTTGCCGCCTTCCTGAGCCCCATGAAAGACAATACTTACTGGATTAG